The following proteins are encoded in a genomic region of Tigriopus californicus strain San Diego chromosome 6, Tcal_SD_v2.1, whole genome shotgun sequence:
- the LOC131881738 gene encoding organic cation transporter protein-like isoform X1: MGVDDKGSKVRFEDLLSMVGDSGRWQITIFLFTWIEGILIGCHHLSSSFLGASMDHWCNTSYMDPLQGKSWTVEQKKDFAIPKDGDTYDSCHMYDLSQMGNRVSNDFSVALQQRKDLNLDIVSCEQPGIPEAQSWEYDQTEKITSIVNDWYLVCERLPLLSTVQGSYMFGVFVGCIVFGWASDRYGRRKTMLVASVIQAISSVAAAFTTNYMQFVFLRFCIAFSVSGVFECGFVLVTEICGAKFRTYFGILTQFPFGIGASLLPIVAYFIREWTTLQLTISLPCVLLATYYWFVPESPRWLIQAGDFKEALRILKEGAKTNGNTLPPDDEILEMMENLKTQEDEIKHEVEEKTTKEKLYEVFKELIILVETPEMRKRTLNIFYSWLVVAMVYYGLSFNSKNLGANRYVSVFISGFVEVPAVVVILPLLSTLGRMKCYCGTFIGGGIACGLVAIITLAFDASSMIWLPVTIAMIGKFLISMTFAIAYLYTAELFPTPVRNVAVGTASTFARIGSMAAPYIVDLLGAVHPAIPVIIFGLFSCTAGVFALTLPETLNKRMPESVADVEKSAKGYQEEEMNAVGGPSPDNAESKTEA, translated from the exons ATGGGAGTCGACGATAAGGGCTCCAAGGTTCGTTTTGAGGATCTCCTGTCCATGGTTGGGGATAGTGGGCGATGGCAGATCACCATTTTCCTCTTCACGTGGATTGAAGGCATCCTCATTGGATGCCATCATCTGTCCTCTTCATTTCTGGGCGCCTCCATGGACCATTGGTGCAACACCTCCTACATGGATCCCCTTCAGGGCAAATCTTGGACCGTGGAACAGAAAAAAGACTTTGCTATTCCAAA AGATGGAGACACCTATGATTCTTGCCACATGTACGATCTCTCCCAAATGGGAAACCGCGTCTCCAACGATTTTTCCGTGGCTCTTCAACAGAGGAAAGACTTAAACCTGGATATTGTATCTTGTGAGCAACCAGGAATCCCGGAGGCTCAGAGTTGGGAGTACGACCAAACCGAGAAGATCACATCCATTGTCAATGAT TGGTATTTGGTATGCGAGAGATTGCCGCTCCTGTCCACCGTTCAAGGAAGTTACATGTTTGGCGTTTTCGTCGGATGCATTGTCTTTGGATGGGCTTCCGATCG GTATGGACGTCGAAAGACTATGTTGGTGGCCTCCGTGATCCAAGCCATTTCTAGTGTGGCCGCAGCTTTCACTACCAACTACATGCAGTTCGTCTTTTTGCGGTTTTGCATTGCCTTCTCGGTGTCGGGCGTGTTTGAATGCGGCTTCGTTTTGG TCACTGAGATTTGTGGTGCCAAATTCAGGACATATTTTGGCATCTTGACCCAATTCCCATTTGGCATCGGGGCATCACTCTTGCCTATCGTGGCCTACTTTATCCGGGAATGGACCACATTGCAACTCACCATCTCTTTGCCTTGCGTTCTTTTGGCTACCTATTACTG GTTTGTGCCAGAAAGTCCCAGATGGCTGATACAAGCAGGAGACTTCAAGGAAGCTCTTAGGATCCTCAAAGAAGGAGCTAAAACCAATGGGAACACGCTGCCACCGGACGACGAGATCCTAGAGATGATGGAGAACCTCAAGACCCAA GAAGACGAAATCAAGCATGAAGTGGAGGAAAAGACAACTAAAGAGAAGCTCTATGAGGTGTTCAAAGAGCTCATCATTTTGGTGGAGACGCCGGAGATGCGAAAGAGAACACTGAACATCTTCTATTCATGGTTGGTGGTGGCCATGGTCTATTACGGGCTGTCCTTCAACTCCAAGAACTTGGGTGCCAATCGATATGTCTCGGTCTTTATATCCGGTTTTGTGGAG GTTCCAGCTGTGGTGGTGATTTTGCCGTTGCTTAGCACTTTGGGCCGAATGAAGTGTTATTGCGGTACCTTTATTGGAGGCGGCATTGCTTGTGGTCTTGTGGCTATCATAACATTGGCCTTTGATGCTTCAT CTATGATCTGGTTACCCGTGACCATTGCCATGATTGGCAAGTTCCTCATTTCCATGACCTTTGCCATCGCTTACCTCTACACCGCCGAGTTGTTCCCCACTCCAGTAAGGAATGTTGCAGTGGGAACAGCATCCACATTTGCACGGATAGGATCCATGGCTGCCCCATATATCGTGGATCTTTTG GGAGCAGTCCACCCTGCTATACCAGTTATCATCTTTGGGTTGTTCTCATGCACGGCAGGAGTTTTCGCCCTTACGTTGCCCGAGACTTTGAACAAGAGAATGCCAGAGTCCGTGGCAGATGTTGAGAAGTCGGCTAAAGG GTACCAGGAGGAAGAAATGAATGCTGTTGGTGGACCATCTCCAGACAATGCAGAGTCAAAGACAGAAGCATAA
- the LOC131881738 gene encoding organic cation transporter protein-like isoform X2, which yields MGVDDKGSKVRFEDLLSMVGDSGRWQITIFLFTWIEGILIGCHHLSSSFLGASMDHWCNTSYMDPLQGKSWTVEQKKDFAIPKDGDTYDSCHMYDLSQMGNRVSNDFSVALQQRKDLNLDIVSCEQPGIPEAQSWEYDQTEKITSIVNDWYLVCERLPLLSTVQGSYMFGVFVGCIVFGWASDRYGRRKTMLVASVIQAISSVAAAFTTNYMQFVFLRFCIAFSVSGVFECGFVLVTEICGAKFRTYFGILTQFPFGIGASLLPIVAYFIREWTTLQLTISLPCVLLATYYWFVPESPRWLIQAGDFKEALRILKEGAKTNGNTLPPDDEILEMMENLKTQEDEIKHEVEEKTTKEKLYEVFKELIILVETPEMRKRTLNIFYSWLVVAMVYYGLSFNSKNLGANRYVSVFISGFVEVPAVVVILPLLSTLGRMKCYCGTFIGGGIACGLVAIITLAFDASSMIWLPVTIAMIGKFLISMTFAIAYLYTAELFPTPVRNVAVGTASTFARIGSMAAPYIVDLLGAVHPAIPVIIFGLFSCTAGVFALTLPETLNKRMPESVADVEKSAKGFVHMTLDGESVWI from the exons ATGGGAGTCGACGATAAGGGCTCCAAGGTTCGTTTTGAGGATCTCCTGTCCATGGTTGGGGATAGTGGGCGATGGCAGATCACCATTTTCCTCTTCACGTGGATTGAAGGCATCCTCATTGGATGCCATCATCTGTCCTCTTCATTTCTGGGCGCCTCCATGGACCATTGGTGCAACACCTCCTACATGGATCCCCTTCAGGGCAAATCTTGGACCGTGGAACAGAAAAAAGACTTTGCTATTCCAAA AGATGGAGACACCTATGATTCTTGCCACATGTACGATCTCTCCCAAATGGGAAACCGCGTCTCCAACGATTTTTCCGTGGCTCTTCAACAGAGGAAAGACTTAAACCTGGATATTGTATCTTGTGAGCAACCAGGAATCCCGGAGGCTCAGAGTTGGGAGTACGACCAAACCGAGAAGATCACATCCATTGTCAATGAT TGGTATTTGGTATGCGAGAGATTGCCGCTCCTGTCCACCGTTCAAGGAAGTTACATGTTTGGCGTTTTCGTCGGATGCATTGTCTTTGGATGGGCTTCCGATCG GTATGGACGTCGAAAGACTATGTTGGTGGCCTCCGTGATCCAAGCCATTTCTAGTGTGGCCGCAGCTTTCACTACCAACTACATGCAGTTCGTCTTTTTGCGGTTTTGCATTGCCTTCTCGGTGTCGGGCGTGTTTGAATGCGGCTTCGTTTTGG TCACTGAGATTTGTGGTGCCAAATTCAGGACATATTTTGGCATCTTGACCCAATTCCCATTTGGCATCGGGGCATCACTCTTGCCTATCGTGGCCTACTTTATCCGGGAATGGACCACATTGCAACTCACCATCTCTTTGCCTTGCGTTCTTTTGGCTACCTATTACTG GTTTGTGCCAGAAAGTCCCAGATGGCTGATACAAGCAGGAGACTTCAAGGAAGCTCTTAGGATCCTCAAAGAAGGAGCTAAAACCAATGGGAACACGCTGCCACCGGACGACGAGATCCTAGAGATGATGGAGAACCTCAAGACCCAA GAAGACGAAATCAAGCATGAAGTGGAGGAAAAGACAACTAAAGAGAAGCTCTATGAGGTGTTCAAAGAGCTCATCATTTTGGTGGAGACGCCGGAGATGCGAAAGAGAACACTGAACATCTTCTATTCATGGTTGGTGGTGGCCATGGTCTATTACGGGCTGTCCTTCAACTCCAAGAACTTGGGTGCCAATCGATATGTCTCGGTCTTTATATCCGGTTTTGTGGAG GTTCCAGCTGTGGTGGTGATTTTGCCGTTGCTTAGCACTTTGGGCCGAATGAAGTGTTATTGCGGTACCTTTATTGGAGGCGGCATTGCTTGTGGTCTTGTGGCTATCATAACATTGGCCTTTGATGCTTCAT CTATGATCTGGTTACCCGTGACCATTGCCATGATTGGCAAGTTCCTCATTTCCATGACCTTTGCCATCGCTTACCTCTACACCGCCGAGTTGTTCCCCACTCCAGTAAGGAATGTTGCAGTGGGAACAGCATCCACATTTGCACGGATAGGATCCATGGCTGCCCCATATATCGTGGATCTTTTG GGAGCAGTCCACCCTGCTATACCAGTTATCATCTTTGGGTTGTTCTCATGCACGGCAGGAGTTTTCGCCCTTACGTTGCCCGAGACTTTGAACAAGAGAATGCCAGAGTCCGTGGCAGATGTTGAGAAGTCGGCTAAAGG